Proteins co-encoded in one Capsicum annuum cultivar UCD-10X-F1 chromosome 9, UCD10Xv1.1, whole genome shotgun sequence genomic window:
- the LOC107842932 gene encoding L-ascorbate peroxidase 2, cytosolic: protein MGKCYPTVSEEYQKAVEKCKRKLRGLIAEKNCAPIILRLAWHSAGTYDVKTKTGGPFGTIRHPDELKHGANNGLDIAVRLLEPIKEQFPILSYADFYQLAGVVAVEVTGGPDIPFHPGRQDKTQPPPEGRLPDAKKGSDHLREVFGHMGLSDKDIVALSGGHTLGRCHKERSGFEGAWTNNPLVFDNSYFKELLSGEKEGLLQLPSDKALLDDPVFRPLVEKYAADEDAFFADYAEAHLKLSELGFADAK, encoded by the exons ATGGGGAAGTGTTATCCAACGGTGAGTGAAGAGTATCAGAAGGCTGTTGAGAAATGTAAGAGAAAGCTCAGAGGACTTATTGCTGAGAAGAATTGTGCTCCTATTATCCTTCGATTGGC GTGGCATTCAGCAGGGACATATGATGTCAAAACCAAAACTGGCGGTCCATTTGGGACAATCAGGCACCCTGATGAACTTAAACATGGAGCCAACAATGGTCTTGACATTGCCGTTCGACTTTTGGAGCCAATCAAGGAGCAATTTCCAATCCTATCCTATGCCGACTTTTATCag TTGGCAGGAGTAGTTGCTGTTGAAGTTACTGGAGGCCCTGATATTCCCTTTCACCCTGGGAGACAG GACAAGACACAACCACCTCCAGAAGGCCGCTTGCCTGATGCCAAAAAAG GCTCGGATCATCTGAGGGAGGTTTTTGGACACATGGGGCTGAGCGACAAAGACATTGTTGCTTTATCTGGTGGTCACACACTG GGAAGATGCCACAAAGAACGCTCGGGGTTTGAGGGTGCATGGACCAACAACCCTCTCGTATTTGATAATTCCTATTTcaa GGAGCTCCTGAGTGGAGAGAAAGAAGGTCTCCTTCAGCTACCATCAGACAAAGCACTCCTAGATGATCCAGTATTCCGTCCTCTTGTTGAAAAATACGCTGCA GATGAAGATGCCTTCTTTGCTGACTATGCTGAAGCTCATTTGAAGCTCTCGGAGCTTGG ATTTGCAGATGCAAAGTAA